One part of the Polycyclovorans algicola TG408 genome encodes these proteins:
- a CDS encoding efflux RND transporter permease subunit — translation MAAPSTVEAGSLQDKILKVIEPLIYGPRKINLLILLVLTVLFAWFASGTRVDAGFDKSIPLDHPYMEIYKHYEAEFGGANTVLVALIQKDGSIYNEKFLDKLKAATDEVFFLPGVDRSRVSSLFTPDVRYIEVVEGGFRGGNVIPAEYQPTQEYFDIIRGNVGKAGIIGRYTTVDQRGAMIFAELLETDPVTGEKLDYRAVAKQLEDTIRQFEDDEIEVHILGFAKVIGDVTDAAMEVVGFFFVALGLTFILLILYLGSFKLSWLPLVCSFVAVIWEFGLLTMTGFGLDPFAILVPFLILSVSVSHGVQYTSSWVSELATGKNSYDASLETFRRLAIPGTTALITDAAGFLTIALIPIDVIREMAINATYGMIAIIITNKVLMPIWLTYISVSDVDAFLKKQESREAVLNPIFRAMTVVTRPVPAAIVILMAASAFGWASWKGKDMIYGDAQAGVPELRPDSRYNQDTAAVVENFSIGTDILKVIAETSPDACIRHDVMSQIDRFAWTLQNVEGVQSYVSLPWAAKQVTAAFNEASPKHHILPRNQYVMVQAITPIPTTSGLLNPDCSAMAVFLFMGDHKATTITRATDAVKDFNARNAAEYYEDHPDASASDCEAKTAKRREFGNLRLDLRHLTEKLRADGASDAEVDADPQVQALREREIVEVETWKGMTADCPVNFALATANVGVMAATNEVVKDKEIQVVLFVYLVIVVFLFISFRNLAGVLSILLPLVVVSQLIYGVMALTDIGMKVATLPVAALAVGIGIDYGIYIYSTIEEFVRKGKSLTEAYYETLRMTGKPVIFTGLVLTGSVSTWLLSGLQFQADMGVLLMFAFFANMLGAIFVCPAICRYTMKLPNG, via the coding sequence ATGGCAGCGCCATCCACCGTCGAAGCCGGCAGCCTGCAGGACAAGATTCTCAAGGTCATCGAGCCGCTGATTTACGGGCCTCGCAAGATCAACCTGCTCATCTTGCTGGTGCTCACCGTGTTGTTTGCGTGGTTTGCCTCAGGGACGCGGGTCGATGCGGGGTTCGACAAGTCGATCCCGCTCGATCACCCCTACATGGAGATCTACAAGCATTACGAAGCCGAGTTTGGGGGGGCCAACACGGTGTTGGTGGCGCTGATCCAGAAGGACGGCAGCATCTACAACGAGAAGTTTCTCGACAAGCTCAAGGCGGCCACTGACGAGGTGTTCTTTTTGCCAGGCGTTGACCGCTCCAGGGTGTCATCGCTGTTCACGCCAGACGTACGTTACATCGAGGTGGTCGAAGGCGGCTTTCGCGGCGGCAACGTGATTCCGGCCGAGTATCAGCCGACGCAGGAGTACTTCGACATCATTCGCGGGAATGTCGGCAAGGCCGGCATCATCGGTCGCTACACCACCGTCGACCAGCGCGGGGCAATGATCTTTGCCGAGCTGCTGGAAACCGATCCGGTCACCGGCGAAAAGCTCGACTACCGCGCGGTCGCCAAACAGCTTGAAGACACCATCCGTCAGTTCGAAGACGACGAGATCGAGGTGCACATTCTTGGTTTTGCCAAGGTCATCGGCGACGTCACTGATGCGGCCATGGAGGTGGTCGGCTTCTTCTTCGTCGCACTGGGGTTGACCTTCATTCTGCTGATTCTCTACCTCGGCAGTTTCAAGCTGTCGTGGCTGCCCCTGGTGTGCTCATTTGTGGCGGTGATCTGGGAGTTTGGCCTGCTCACCATGACCGGATTCGGGCTGGACCCGTTCGCCATTCTGGTGCCGTTCCTGATTCTCTCGGTGTCGGTTTCGCATGGCGTGCAGTACACCAGCAGCTGGGTGTCAGAACTGGCGACTGGCAAAAACAGCTATGACGCCTCGCTGGAAACCTTCCGCCGGTTGGCGATTCCGGGCACCACGGCACTGATCACCGACGCGGCTGGCTTCTTGACCATCGCGCTGATCCCCATCGACGTCATTCGCGAGATGGCGATCAACGCCACCTACGGCATGATCGCCATCATCATCACCAACAAGGTGTTGATGCCGATCTGGCTGACCTACATTTCGGTGAGTGACGTTGATGCCTTCCTGAAAAAACAGGAATCGCGCGAGGCGGTGCTCAACCCGATCTTCCGCGCCATGACCGTCGTCACGCGGCCGGTCCCGGCCGCCATTGTCATCCTCATGGCGGCCTCGGCTTTTGGCTGGGCGTCCTGGAAAGGCAAGGACATGATCTACGGCGATGCCCAGGCCGGCGTGCCCGAGCTGCGCCCGGACTCACGCTACAACCAGGATACGGCGGCAGTGGTTGAGAATTTTTCCATCGGCACGGACATCCTCAAGGTCATTGCCGAAACCTCACCCGATGCCTGCATCCGTCACGACGTGATGTCGCAGATTGACCGCTTCGCCTGGACGCTGCAAAACGTCGAGGGTGTGCAGTCTTACGTGTCCTTGCCTTGGGCCGCCAAGCAGGTCACGGCTGCCTTCAACGAGGCTTCGCCCAAGCACCACATCTTGCCGCGCAACCAGTACGTCATGGTGCAGGCGATCACGCCGATACCGACCACCTCGGGTCTGCTGAACCCCGATTGCTCGGCGATGGCGGTGTTCCTGTTCATGGGGGATCACAAGGCCACGACCATTACCCGCGCCACCGACGCGGTGAAGGACTTCAACGCCCGTAACGCCGCCGAGTACTACGAGGACCACCCGGATGCCAGCGCCTCGGACTGCGAGGCCAAGACGGCCAAGCGACGCGAGTTTGGCAACCTGCGTCTGGACCTGCGCCACCTCACTGAAAAGCTGCGGGCAGACGGCGCATCTGACGCCGAAGTGGACGCAGATCCACAGGTGCAGGCGCTGCGCGAACGCGAAATCGTCGAAGTCGAAACCTGGAAAGGCATGACCGCTGACTGTCCGGTCAACTTTGCGCTGGCCACTGCCAACGTCGGCGTCATGGCGGCGACCAATGAAGTGGTCAAGGACAAAGAAATCCAGGTGGTGTTGTTCGTCTACTTGGTGATCGTGGTGTTCCTGTTCATCTCGTTCCGCAACCTTGCCGGCGTGCTGTCGATTCTGCTGCCGCTGGTGGTGGTGTCGCAGCTCATTTACGGCGTTATGGCCTTGACCGACATAGGCATGAAGGTGGCCACCTTGCCGGTTGCCGCCCTGGCGGTGGGTATCGGCATCGACTACGGCATCTACATCTACTCGACCATTGAGGAGTTTGTCCGCAAGGGCAAATCGCTCACCGAGGCGTACTACGAAACGCTACGCATGACCGGCAAGCCGGTGATCTTTACCGGTCTGGTGCTCACCGGCTCGGTGTCGACCTGGCTGCTTTCGGGCCTGCAGTTCCAGGCTGACATGGGCGTGCTGCTGATGTTCGCCTTCTTCGCCAACATGCTCGGCGCGATCTTCGTCTGCCCGGCAATCTGCCGCTACACCATGAAGCTGCCGAATGGGTGA
- a CDS encoding chemotaxis protein CheW translates to MSQGPFESLLALDAQLRLLRVDLATEAATRWKGLMVRVGSESLLVPQADVSEVIPPPPATLIPNARAWLRGVGNLRGQLLTLVDLKALIGDGHTAPGRLQRTLVVNTQPQWLGFLVDEVVGSRSFDVSDQCEWASTEGDPWMAVTLGALRTPETGALRVISLHKLAASERVRHAGW, encoded by the coding sequence ATGTCGCAGGGTCCGTTCGAGTCTCTGCTGGCGCTGGACGCGCAGCTGCGGTTGCTCCGCGTCGACCTTGCCACCGAGGCTGCGACCCGCTGGAAGGGGCTGATGGTGCGGGTCGGCAGCGAGTCGCTGCTCGTACCGCAGGCTGATGTCAGCGAGGTCATTCCGCCACCACCCGCCACCCTGATTCCCAATGCCCGCGCCTGGCTGCGCGGCGTTGGCAACCTGCGCGGCCAGTTGCTGACCCTGGTCGACCTGAAGGCGTTGATCGGCGACGGTCACACCGCACCGGGCCGTTTGCAGCGCACTTTGGTGGTCAACACCCAACCGCAGTGGTTGGGGTTTCTGGTCGATGAGGTTGTCGGCTCGCGCAGCTTCGACGTCAGCGACCAGTGCGAGTGGGCGTCCACCGAGGGGGACCCGTGGATGGCCGTGACACTTGGTGCCCTGCGCACCCCCGAGACCGGCGCGCTGCGCGTCATCAGCCTGCACAAACTGGCAGCCAGCGAGCGGGTGCGACATGCCGGCTGGTGA
- the pgeF gene encoding peptidoglycan editing factor PgeF, which yields MTEPLPVWSPPVNLPSGIRLVQTLRGGEGWGFNLAGHVGAPAAEVARHRARLQAQLTGIDQIQWLTQIHGIDVVEAPSAVNAEADAQWTTQAGVACVVMTADCLPLLFWRADASLVGAIHAGWRGLAAGVIETTVRALPPSASALQVWLGPRIGTTAFEVGDEVRAAFVAHSPAASAAFVASSRAGHWLGDLGALARLRLKGLGITHVTDSAACTVTESQRWFSFRRDGQCGRMASVIWRAQ from the coding sequence ATGACTGAACCGTTGCCGGTTTGGTCGCCGCCGGTCAATTTGCCCTCCGGTATTCGTCTTGTTCAGACCCTGCGCGGCGGCGAGGGCTGGGGCTTCAACCTCGCTGGCCACGTCGGCGCGCCGGCTGCTGAGGTCGCACGCCACCGCGCCCGCTTGCAGGCCCAACTGACCGGTATCGACCAGATCCAGTGGCTGACGCAGATCCACGGCATTGACGTCGTCGAGGCGCCCTCGGCTGTCAATGCCGAGGCCGATGCGCAATGGACGACGCAAGCCGGCGTGGCGTGCGTGGTAATGACGGCCGATTGCCTGCCTTTGTTGTTCTGGCGCGCCGACGCCTCGCTGGTCGGCGCCATTCATGCCGGCTGGCGCGGACTGGCGGCCGGGGTCATCGAGACCACCGTGCGCGCGCTGCCGCCCTCGGCATCGGCGCTGCAGGTGTGGTTGGGGCCGCGCATCGGCACGACGGCGTTCGAGGTGGGGGACGAGGTGCGCGCGGCCTTCGTCGCGCATTCCCCGGCCGCGTCGGCGGCGTTCGTGGCGTCATCACGTGCGGGCCACTGGCTGGGTGATCTGGGCGCGCTGGCACGGCTGCGATTGAAGGGTCTGGGCATCACTCACGTGACCGACAGTGCGGCGTGCACGGTCACCGAGTCGCAGCGTTGGTTTTCGTTTCGCCGAGACGGTCAATGCGGGCGCATGGCGAGTGTCATCTGGCGTGCGCAATAA
- a CDS encoding response regulator: MVVDDSQTIRRTAESLLTKAGYEVVTAQDGFEALAVLARSVPSLVFIDIMMPRLDGYQACALIKGSAQFAKIPVIMLSSKDGLFDRARGRLVGSDQYLTKPFTREELLAAVESHLGAA, translated from the coding sequence ATGGTGGTAGACGACAGTCAGACGATCCGGCGAACCGCCGAGTCGCTGCTGACCAAAGCTGGTTACGAAGTGGTGACCGCACAAGACGGTTTCGAAGCGCTGGCGGTGTTAGCGCGCAGCGTGCCTTCGCTTGTTTTCATTGACATCATGATGCCGCGCCTCGACGGGTATCAGGCTTGCGCGCTCATCAAGGGTAGCGCGCAGTTCGCAAAAATTCCGGTGATCATGCTGTCGTCCAAAGACGGGTTGTTTGATCGCGCGCGCGGCCGACTGGTGGGCTCCGACCAGTACCTCACCAAGCCCTTCACCCGCGAAGAGCTTCTCGCTGCGGTCGAGTCCCACCTCGGGGCCGCTTGA
- the gshA gene encoding glutamate--cysteine ligase, whose translation MTPPVPRLATANMGPLLSLETRLIERSADIEAWFRQQWRKTPAPFYASTDLRNAGFKLAPVDTNLFPGGFNNLSASFEPLCILALQAALKGLCPEARQIVLVPENHTRNHFYLENAAQLHALLSKAGYRVRIGSLSPEITAPTQIELPVSGRSLTYEPLVRDGNRLRVGDTSPCAILLNNDLSAGLPEILKGLEQTVLPPAGLGWHARLKSRHFGFYREVAAEISALLELDPWFIDPMFRNCGQINFLKREGEECLISNVERLLADIKEKYKEYEIDSEPFVIVKSDTGTYGMGVMTARSVDDVREMNRRARTHMSSAKEGNAVTGAILQEGVPTLERMGDDNATAEPVVYMIDQHVVGGFYRLNSQRGADENLNAPGMRFEPLAFEECGNHPEPGAAPDDQPNRFYAYGVIARLAALAASREAEALGAMS comes from the coding sequence ATGACGCCTCCCGTTCCCCGCCTTGCCACCGCCAACATGGGCCCGCTGCTGTCGCTGGAAACGCGCCTGATCGAGCGCTCGGCCGACATCGAAGCGTGGTTCCGCCAGCAGTGGCGCAAGACACCGGCGCCGTTCTACGCATCGACCGACCTGCGCAACGCCGGCTTCAAGCTGGCGCCGGTCGACACCAATCTGTTCCCGGGCGGCTTCAACAACCTCAGCGCGTCATTCGAGCCGCTGTGCATTCTGGCGCTGCAGGCGGCACTGAAGGGCCTGTGCCCCGAGGCGCGGCAGATCGTGCTGGTGCCCGAAAATCACACCCGCAACCACTTCTATCTTGAAAACGCCGCCCAGTTGCATGCCCTGTTGAGCAAGGCCGGCTACCGGGTCCGCATCGGGTCGCTGTCGCCTGAAATCACCGCGCCGACGCAAATCGAGCTGCCGGTGTCGGGCCGTAGCCTCACCTACGAACCGCTGGTGCGCGACGGCAACCGCTTGCGCGTTGGCGACACCAGCCCCTGCGCGATCCTGCTCAACAACGACCTGTCGGCCGGCTTGCCCGAGATTCTCAAAGGCTTGGAGCAGACCGTGTTGCCGCCGGCAGGGCTGGGTTGGCACGCGCGCCTCAAGTCGCGGCACTTCGGCTTTTACCGCGAGGTGGCGGCCGAGATTTCGGCGCTGCTTGAGCTCGATCCGTGGTTCATCGATCCGATGTTTCGCAACTGCGGGCAGATCAACTTCCTCAAGCGTGAAGGCGAAGAGTGCCTGATCAGCAATGTCGAGCGCCTGCTGGCCGACATCAAGGAAAAATACAAGGAATACGAGATCGATTCCGAGCCGTTCGTCATCGTCAAGTCCGACACCGGGACCTATGGGATGGGCGTGATGACCGCACGCTCGGTCGATGACGTGCGCGAAATGAATCGCCGCGCCCGCACGCACATGTCCAGCGCCAAAGAGGGCAACGCCGTCACCGGCGCCATTCTGCAAGAAGGCGTGCCCACCCTTGAGCGTATGGGCGATGACAACGCCACCGCCGAACCGGTGGTGTACATGATCGACCAACACGTGGTCGGCGGCTTCTACCGGCTCAACAGCCAGCGCGGTGCCGACGAAAACCTCAATGCGCCCGGCATGCGCTTCGAGCCGCTGGCCTTCGAAGAGTGCGGCAACCATCCCGAGCCCGGGGCCGCGCCAGATGACCAGCCCAACCGCTTCTACGCCTATGGCGTCATCGCCCGCTTAGCGGCGCTCGCCGCGAGCCGGGAAGCGGAGGCGCTGGGTGCGATGAGCTGA
- a CDS encoding DUF1302 domain-containing protein — MCAVGAGWGSAAQAIFEFELGGVPFTVSNLATAGALWRMQDRDLSNIGKPNVAALLGNDPICVERVGDDGVSGPGPRGENTFIGNTCNPQEMTGDMNANDFYIAQPGSFTPNADDGNLNFAKNDVVHAAAKLTTDINFTIFDANVFVRTLALFDANYNSLDQFHPDTTLQARETAFSSSGKDAIARELRFLDAFISRNFLIGEKFVSVKVGQQVINWGESAFLVPNSLNALNPADQSLLRIPGFDVRELQRPLGMVTINAELFTNLNMELFYGYEWRPISTDPVGSFFSVSDTLGPGGTYAMLSFGKAPEDPGMAYIPAGADDPYQFGTRGVYRPADNPGDPAFILNSQASRTLQRDGAEEFRRRPSDTGQYGAAFRYFAEGFNNGTEFGLYFANYHARVPSVSGFAAQDTCLPASLPPGGIATAIVPLALACGIDPAALGGILQGVLQNGVDGVQIPFSGEALPLDTARLFVEYPEDIRMYGMSFNTTVGNYALAGEYVYRDNLPIQAHTVDLTFALLQPAFPENDLDLSIAVLPGRRTAVPDFLQTTYRGETVQAGQYVQGWEPMGIGQLNLNLSRLLGAAENPFGASQMTLLLELGYTHLPGFPDLGVFQANGGGVDTHISAGADGSLGINPSDIRADPNDPSSDIRTNPELLQNPQSQAVIDRSGFGTEHSYGYRLVTLTRYNNAIFGANLEFLGAFFHDVGGVGPGLGQNFVEGRKQILAGLRWDYQDRILGELRYTWFTGGANRDALRDRDNLLVFLGYAF, encoded by the coding sequence ATGTGTGCAGTCGGTGCCGGCTGGGGGAGCGCGGCGCAGGCCATCTTTGAGTTCGAGCTGGGCGGCGTGCCGTTCACCGTCAGCAACTTGGCCACCGCCGGCGCGCTGTGGCGCATGCAGGACCGCGATCTGTCGAACATTGGCAAGCCCAACGTGGCGGCGCTGCTGGGCAACGACCCGATCTGTGTCGAGCGTGTCGGTGATGACGGCGTCAGTGGTCCTGGGCCGCGCGGTGAAAACACGTTCATCGGCAACACCTGTAATCCGCAGGAAATGACCGGAGACATGAACGCCAACGATTTTTACATCGCGCAGCCAGGCTCGTTCACCCCCAACGCCGACGACGGCAACCTGAACTTCGCGAAAAATGACGTGGTGCATGCGGCGGCCAAACTGACCACGGACATCAACTTCACGATTTTTGACGCCAACGTGTTCGTTCGCACCCTGGCGCTGTTTGATGCCAACTACAACAGCCTTGACCAGTTTCACCCCGACACCACGCTTCAGGCGCGCGAGACGGCGTTTTCCAGCAGCGGTAAAGACGCCATTGCGCGAGAGCTGCGTTTTCTTGACGCGTTCATCAGCCGCAACTTCCTGATCGGCGAGAAGTTTGTCAGCGTCAAGGTGGGCCAGCAGGTGATCAACTGGGGCGAGTCGGCATTTCTGGTGCCGAATTCGCTGAACGCCCTCAACCCTGCGGACCAATCGCTGCTGCGCATCCCCGGCTTTGACGTGCGTGAGCTGCAGCGGCCGCTGGGCATGGTGACGATCAACGCCGAGCTGTTTACCAACCTCAACATGGAGCTGTTCTACGGCTACGAGTGGCGGCCGATCTCAACCGACCCGGTGGGCAGTTTCTTCTCGGTTTCCGACACCCTCGGACCGGGCGGTACGTACGCCATGCTGTCGTTCGGCAAGGCGCCGGAAGACCCTGGAATGGCCTACATTCCGGCCGGCGCTGACGACCCGTACCAGTTCGGCACGCGCGGCGTGTATCGCCCTGCCGACAATCCTGGCGACCCGGCATTCATTCTGAACTCGCAGGCCAGTCGCACGCTGCAACGTGATGGCGCTGAAGAATTCCGTCGCCGGCCCAGCGACACAGGTCAGTACGGCGCCGCCTTCCGCTACTTTGCCGAGGGTTTCAACAACGGCACCGAGTTCGGCCTTTACTTTGCGAACTATCACGCAAGGGTGCCCAGCGTCAGCGGTTTTGCCGCGCAGGACACCTGCCTACCGGCATCGCTTCCGCCGGGTGGTATTGCCACGGCCATCGTCCCGCTGGCGCTGGCCTGCGGCATTGACCCGGCGGCGCTCGGCGGCATTCTGCAGGGCGTTTTGCAGAACGGCGTCGATGGCGTGCAGATTCCATTCTCGGGTGAGGCGCTGCCGTTGGACACGGCGCGGCTGTTCGTCGAGTACCCGGAAGACATTCGCATGTACGGCATGTCGTTCAACACCACGGTGGGCAATTACGCGCTGGCTGGCGAGTATGTTTACCGCGACAACTTGCCGATCCAGGCGCACACGGTGGACTTGACCTTCGCCCTGCTGCAGCCGGCGTTTCCCGAAAACGACCTGGACCTGAGCATTGCCGTGCTGCCCGGTCGCCGCACGGCGGTACCGGACTTTTTGCAGACCACCTATCGCGGTGAGACGGTGCAGGCCGGTCAGTACGTGCAAGGCTGGGAGCCGATGGGCATTGGCCAGCTCAACCTCAACCTGTCGCGTCTGTTGGGTGCAGCCGAGAACCCGTTTGGTGCTTCGCAGATGACGCTGCTGCTGGAGCTGGGTTACACCCATCTGCCGGGCTTCCCTGACCTTGGTGTCTTCCAGGCCAATGGTGGTGGCGTAGACACCCACATTTCCGCCGGTGCCGACGGCAGTCTCGGCATCAACCCGTCGGACATTCGCGCCGATCCCAACGATCCAAGCAGTGACATTCGCACCAATCCCGAGCTGTTGCAGAACCCTCAGTCCCAGGCCGTGATCGATCGCTCGGGGTTCGGTACCGAGCATTCGTATGGTTATCGCCTGGTGACGCTGACGCGCTACAACAACGCCATTTTTGGCGCCAATCTCGAGTTTCTGGGCGCCTTCTTTCATGATGTGGGCGGCGTCGGTCCCGGCCTTGGCCAGAACTTCGTCGAAGGCCGCAAGCAGATCCTCGCGGGTCTGCGCTGGGACTATCAGGATCGCATCCTCGGTGAGCTCCGCTACACCTGGTTCACCGGCGGCGCCAACCGCGATGCGCTGCGTGACCGCGACAACTTGCTGGTGTTTTTGGGTTACGCCTTCTGA
- a CDS encoding WD40/YVTN/BNR-like repeat-containing protein → MKRRIGWLMAALFAPGLVAPPAIAQDDDAPPIRPRPAEIQPLAPQSLLLDVVNTGQRLVAVGDRGHILVSADGNVWAQVEVPVRSALTAVQFAEDGQTGWAVGHDAVIVHTDDGGASWSLQNFEPELESPFLDLLVLDADSAIVVGTYGKMRRTDDGGETWNPVDAPEVVEDEFHLNSITRLGDGSLFIAGEMGLLAVSSDQGQTWTRLPSPYESSYFGALGTGGAGVMVYGLRGTLYTNDDPVNQPEAEAWQEIASDNEATMFGGARLDDGRAVLVGLNGVITILDDREIDAFRSARGTPLSAVIPFGDGLLAVGESGVQRAPLSLSDR, encoded by the coding sequence ATGAAACGTCGAATCGGATGGTTGATGGCGGCGCTGTTTGCCCCCGGCTTGGTAGCCCCTCCGGCCATTGCTCAAGATGACGACGCCCCGCCGATCCGCCCCCGACCTGCCGAAATTCAACCCCTGGCGCCGCAGTCGTTGCTACTCGATGTGGTCAACACCGGCCAGCGCTTGGTGGCGGTGGGTGATCGTGGCCACATTCTGGTGTCGGCGGACGGCAATGTCTGGGCACAGGTTGAAGTGCCGGTACGTTCGGCGCTGACCGCCGTGCAGTTTGCTGAAGACGGTCAGACCGGGTGGGCGGTGGGGCACGATGCGGTCATCGTGCACACCGACGATGGCGGCGCGAGCTGGTCGCTGCAGAACTTTGAACCCGAGCTCGAAAGCCCGTTTCTTGACTTGCTGGTGCTTGATGCTGACAGTGCCATCGTCGTCGGCACCTACGGCAAGATGCGTCGCACCGATGACGGCGGCGAAACCTGGAACCCGGTTGACGCGCCTGAGGTGGTCGAAGACGAGTTTCACCTCAACAGCATCACCCGCCTCGGCGATGGCAGCCTGTTCATCGCCGGCGAGATGGGTCTGCTCGCGGTGTCCAGCGATCAGGGCCAGACCTGGACCCGGCTGCCCTCGCCTTATGAAAGCTCGTACTTTGGCGCTTTGGGGACCGGCGGGGCCGGCGTGATGGTCTATGGCCTGCGCGGCACGCTGTACACCAACGATGACCCGGTCAATCAGCCCGAGGCCGAGGCTTGGCAGGAGATCGCAAGCGACAACGAGGCCACCATGTTCGGCGGTGCCCGGCTCGACGACGGACGGGCCGTGCTGGTCGGGCTCAATGGCGTGATCACGATCCTTGACGACCGGGAGATCGACGCTTTCCGCTCGGCGCGCGGCACGCCGCTCTCGGCGGTGATTCCCTTCGGCGATGGCCTGCTGGCGGTCGGCGAGTCCGGCGTGCAGCGGGCGCCGCTGTCGCTGTCCGACCGTTGA